GAGTCTTTATTGGCTTGGTTGGCATAGTCCATCAGGCTTGGACACCAAGCGCTTGCTTTACCAATTAAGTCTTCACGTACAATAACAATGACCAGACCAGCTGGGCCGATATTCTTTTGCGCGCCGGCATAAATCAAGCCAAACTTAGACACATCAACTGGCTCAGATAAAATGCAAGAAGACATATCTGCCACTAATGGCGCGTCTACTTGTGGCGGCTCAAAGATCTGTACCCCATGAATGGTTTCATTGGCGCAGTAATGGAAGTACTGAGCCTTCTCTGACAGCTGCCACTCACTGGTTGGCGGTACAGTGACGAAATTGTTTGCCTTACTCGATGCCACTTCATTGATTTGACCCAAACCTAAGTCGGCATAACGTTTGGCTTCTTTAACCGCCTTAGTCGACCAAGCCCCTGTGGTTAAATAATCAGCAACACCTTGCTGCTGACCATCATCTAGTAGGTTTAGCGGAATGGCTGAAAACTGAAGTGTGGCGCCACCTTGTAAAAATAATACTTTGTAATTGTCCGGTATATTCATCAAGCGGCGTAGACTTTGCTCTGCCTTTTGGGCGACCTCAACATAGTCTTTGCTACGGTGACTCATCTCCATCACTGAGACGCCTTTACCATGCCAATCTAGCATTTCAGCTTGCGCTTTTAATAACACATCTGTCGATAAAGACGCTGGTCCTGCACAAAAGTTATGTAGGCGATGTGGTTGGTTGTTTTCTACTTGATTAGCAGCGGTTGTGGATTGAGAGTCAGTCATAATATTCCTACTAAAAAAAAGCTCAAATTATTGAACAGATTATTTAAGTTAACATGCATAAGTCAATATACATGCAGCAACACATCGAACGATTGATTAAATCTTTAACTCATGGAACTTAACGCTTAGCAATGTAACGCTTTGAATAGCTAAGTGTTAAGTATTTAATTTTTGAGTACTTAAGTATAAGTGATTAAGTATAAGTGATTAAGTATAAGCTCTTAAGTATAGTCAAACCCATTAAAACTTACTATAAAAAAAGGCGCTTAAAAAAAGGTGCTTAAACCAACTTAGGCGCTATCATATCCCACAGTTGCTTTTTGCATTTCCCATCCGCTAGCATTTCAGTCAAATAAGGTGCACGCACCACCTTGTCATGCATCGTACCTTCAGGCATAGGCGTTAAGGCAACCACATTAACATCAATACTTTGAGCCACTCTGAATATAAACCCTGCTAGGCAAGCATTGGCGTTTTCTTGGTCACTAATCTCTGCGCAGATTGGGAAGTTTTGTACATCAGGGGTTAATGACAGTGCCTGCAATATATTTTGCCATAAGTTAAAGCAGCGCTCATCATTAAAGGCACTGGTATCAACCAGCAGCACCCATCCATGATAGTGAGCGGCCACTACTTCAAACGGTGCAACAGGCACACTTGGGGTCTGCACAAGTTCATCAATATCCGCACTATCGTCAGCAACTTCAGTGACATCAGTCATTGATGTTAAGCGTTCAACAATTTGCTCAGGTGTTTGTTGATCTTGCAGCCCAGAATCAAGGGTCCTATTAACAGGTGCTTGCTCTGTGTTTTGGGTCTGGTCGCTACCCATTGTATGAGACAGGCCATTTTGAGACTGACTGCTTGCATGCTCTGTAGCCAGTTCTGCTTGCTGATTAATTTGCGGCAAACCAGTAACTACTTGATTTGATTGCTTGGCATC
Above is a window of Psychrobacter sp. FDAARGOS_221 DNA encoding:
- the serC gene encoding 3-phosphoserine/phosphohydroxythreonine transaminase encodes the protein MTDSQSTTAANQVENNQPHRLHNFCAGPASLSTDVLLKAQAEMLDWHGKGVSVMEMSHRSKDYVEVAQKAEQSLRRLMNIPDNYKVLFLQGGATLQFSAIPLNLLDDGQQQGVADYLTTGAWSTKAVKEAKRYADLGLGQINEVASSKANNFVTVPPTSEWQLSEKAQYFHYCANETIHGVQIFEPPQVDAPLVADMSSCILSEPVDVSKFGLIYAGAQKNIGPAGLVIVIVREDLIGKASAWCPSLMDYANQANKDSMLNTPATYSWYLAGLVFEWIEAQGGLEAMAKINRQKAELLYQTIDSTDFYHNNVDPDYRSIMNVPFTLKDDSLDAQFLAEAEKAGLLNLKGHRDVGGMRASIYNAVSLESVQALCDFMIQFAKQHS